The genomic stretch TCTTTATTATAAAACTCTGAGTAACCACATGACTTACAATAGATAACAACAAATCGGTTATGCTGAACGTCTAGAAGCTTTGAGAGCCCTGTTCCTGTCATTGCAACTTCCTTTTGCCCAACGCTCTGTCCACCACATTTTATACATCCTGCCTCTTTCATTTCTATCATCTCCTTTATTAAAATAAAAACCATTTCGTATTAAGTAATACGAAATGGTTTTTAAAAAGTTTCATATTTTTCCATTTAAAACTCAAATGTTGTCCCTATTCCTAACTCAACAGCTTTTTCATATACGCTTTTTGCCACCATCGTATCTAAATAAGCAATGCCAACTGATTCATAAAATGTAATCTCTTCCTCAGCTGTGCGTCCTCCTTTACGTTCACATACAATTTCTCCTAACTCTCCGTAAATAGCTGTAGCCTCCCACAGCCCTTGATCTATAGGAACAAGTAAATCTCCAGCTTCATGCATAGCTCCTTCATACGTATCTACAACCACTTTATCGCTTTTTAAAAGTGTCTCAACATCAACTTCCTGCATATGTGGCTGATATGAGCCAATTGCATTTACATGAGTACCTGGTCGAAGTAAGCTGCCATTAAACAAAGGCGTCGAGGACTTTGAACTACAAATAACAATATCCGCTCCTTGAACAGCTTGATCTGCGTCATTTACAACTGTAATATCACCACTCCATGTAGGATACAGTGCTTTTATTTCGTCTTTTAGCGCATATGCTTTTTTCACTGTACGGTTATATAGCAAAATTTGTTCTAAACTTCTCACTTCCATCATTGCTTGAACTTGACCGATAGATTGGGTACCACATCCTAAAACAGCGCAGACTTTAGCATTATTTCGTGCGAGATACTTCGTTGCAACACCACTTGATGCGCCTGTCCGCAAAACTGTTAAATAGCTCGCGTCGAGGAGGGCCACATGCTCTCCAGTTAGCGCATTGGTTAATAGAATCATTCCTTGTAATACTTTTTTTCCTTCATTTGCGTTTTCAGGAAAAATGCTCACAACTTTAACAGCTGTGTAATCAACAGGCTCAACATAAGAAGGCATATAAAGCGTCTCTGCTTGCTTCTTTTCATGAGCTAATGATAATCTTACAGGTGCTTTCGCTTTCCCTTCTGTTCCATATCGAAACCCCTGTTCTACATCTCTTATACAATCTTTCATCGTATAAAGCTCTCGAATCATTTTTTCATTTAAAAGCAACAACGAAATCTCTCCCTTATGATTGTGTAAAATCAATATTTTGTTTGTCTTCCACTACTTTATTCTTTTTTTCTTTTACAAATAAAACCGTCACAAGTGAAATGATAGCCGTCACAATAATATACAGAGCCACCGGAACAAACGAGTTGTTGTAAGCGCTTAGTAAAGCTGTAGCCACAAGGGGAGCTGTTCCTCCTGCTAAGGCTGCGCCTAACTGATAACCAACCGTTACCCCCGTGTATCGAACATTTGTTGAAAAGATTTCAGAGAACATTGTCCCAAGAACCGCAGTAATAGGACTCCAAATCAACCCTAATCCGATAATGGTTGCAACTGTTAACAGCAAGACGGACCCCTGTGAAAGTAAATAAAAATATGGAAATGCATACAAAATCATGGCAACTGTTCCAGCAATGTATAGCGGCTTACGGCCAATCGAATCAGACCATCTTCCCATAATAGGAATTAAAATTGTCGTAACAAGTGTTGCTATGGTTACAGCATTTAAAGCTGCGCTTTGTTCAAAAGATAAAATACCCGTTGCATAGGAAATGATAAATGTTGAAAAAATGTAAAATGGAGCAGTCTCAACAAATTTAGCTCCTACAGCAATTAATACAGAGCGCCAGTGATACTTAAATGTATCTACAATTGGAACTTTTGCAATGTTTCCTGTTTCTTTCGCTTGTTTAAATGCTGGGGTTTCATCTAAACCATTTCGAATCCAAAGACCTAGAAAGACCAGTACAGCGCTTAATATAAATGGAACACGCCAGCCCCATGCTAGGAAAGCTTCATCTGGTAAAAGTGTCATCAGTGAAATCGATAACGTTCCTAACAACATTCCAATTGTCACACCCATTTGAGGAATACTGCCAAAAAAGCCTTTTTTGTTTTCGGGTGCGTATTCAACTGCTAATAGCAACGCTCCGCCCCACTCTCCGCCAATACCAAGGCCTTGCACTAATCGAAGAAAAATTAAAAGGATTGGAGCCCAAATTCCAATTGTTTCGTATGTAGGCAACAAACCAATTAAAATGGTTGCAATCCCCATTAATGACAGCGTCATGACAAGTGTTTTCTTCCGTCCAATCTTATCACCAATATGACTAAAGATTACCCCTCCAAGCGGCCGAATAAAAAATGGAATAGCAAACGATGCGTAGGCTAGCATGAGCCCTACAGTTGGATCATCGGATGGAAAATACAGCTTGCTAAATACGAGCGCTGCAACTGTCCCATATAAAAAGTAGTCATACCATTCAATTGAACTTCCAATTAAACTTGCAATTAATGCTCTGTTTGCTGTTTTCCGCTCAACACCTGTTTCCTTCATACTATACCCCACTCCTCGTATTTCGATGGCGTACGCTATGTATTTACAAGAGCTGTCTAATTGCCGATTCGACGACATCTATCAATTGATTTACTTTCTCTCGTGCTTCTTTAGGCTTTTTTTCTTTTACTGCACAAAATAATTCTTCATGTAGGTGATAGGTATCTTCAAAGATTGTCGCTAAATCAAAAGGAAAATGCCAAGATTCATAAAAAGAGTCATACACAGAGTTAATGATTTGGCAGAGAATTAGATTATGAGAAGCCTCATATAGCGTTCGGTGAAAAAGCAAATCAGCTTCTGCTGTATCTTCATTCAAAGTGCGTAACTTTTCAAAAACTGCTAAATGCTTGCTCATTTTTTGAAGCTGAGCCTCTGTTGCTAGTTCTGCTGCGAGCTCCGCCGCTCTCCCTTCTAATCCTCGGCGAACATCACAAAGGTCTAATAAAAATTGCTTTTTATCCTTTATGGTTATACGAGTTTGAATACGATGGCCCTCCACGTCTTTAACTAATACACCTTTTCCATTTACTATTTCAACGACATGTAATGCTTCCAGCACACGTAGACCTTCACGAATACTCGTTCGGCTCACACTAAACTCTGTTGCGAGATCAGCAATAGATGGTAATGACTCCCCTTTCTTGAGAGCATTGACTTTAATATATCTTTTCACTTCTTCTGCAACGATTTCATGATTTAACTGTTTTTTCCTTTTTTTCATAGATGCTTCTTTCCTTTCTTTGCTGTAGCTATCTACCTATCATATAGGTAAGTATACTACATATTCAGAAAATTTAAATTATTAAAATAAATTTTTCGACAAAAACTTACTTTTTTGTTTTCTATCAAGGTTCTTTTTAAACAATGGATGCTCTTACATCATTGCTCTTCATTTATTTAAGACTTACGAAATCAGAGATCGCGTTTGTAAAAATGATACAGATTGATGGATCAGGTGTCTAAGTACGTAATCATTAAGGTCATAAAGCGTATTGGTATAGACACATTTTTTTCCAGCTTTGTTCTTTCCACGCTGTTTCAAAAGAAAGGCTCCTTGCTGATCTCCAGTTGCAAAATAAAGACTAAACTTCGCTTTATGAGGAGCAAACCCAAACAGAAACATCTCTCTCTCATGACATAGTTCATACCGATAATGAGACGTACCAAGTCCAATCATACTTTTGGAACATATCCTGTTTCTTCAACAAGAATATCTAGCAGTCGATAAACATCTTCTCTCTTTCTTATACTTTTCACCTAGTCAATCAATCCCCATGCATTTGCATCCGCTTCTTTTGTTTTCAACTGATAGCTGATACATGTTTGTCCTGCCTTTCTAGCTATCAGCCCCAAGCTCAAGCACATACAGTACATCTTTTGCATCAAATACAAAATATTGACCGTGTGCATGCCAGTAATCATTTCCTTCAATTTCATACACGTTTACATTTGCTTCGTCTATTAATTTAAATAAAAGTTGTAAAAACCCCTCAACTCGATTATCTCTTTCTGGAAGTGCAATACGATAACGCTCTTTACATTCATCTTCTCTTGCAAAAAACCAGCCGTATAGTGCATCCGTTAACCTCGGCTCATACTCTAAACAAAGTGCATGGTCCACATATTCTTCTTGAAAGTATTCCTTTATCGACTGCTCAATGGTTTCTAAGCGGGGAATTTGATCAAATACAAACGTACAGACATGATTTGTATAATGATTTACATGTTCCATTGCAAGCAAATAGCCATTGAGTTCATTCATTATTAACCCTCCCTATTTAACTAGTTCTCTGCCACTTTTTTTGCGTAATCTTTGGCCATTGATTTTGTATAGAATTCAATAATATTTGATTCCGTATCTTTAAAATACACTCTTGTTTCATTTGCTTCTTTCATTACCTTCATCTCGATACGCTCCTGTTTCAAAACCGTAAGCGCACCCTCAAAATGTTGCTTCTGCACGTGTAGAGCCAAATGAACGTGAATACCACCTTCATCATAAAGATTTTGCCAGCTCGAAACACTTCGCTGCTTCATCTTCTGATCAGCTTTTGAAAACATACGAGGAAGCCAGAGTCCTAGCCTTGTTGGGCCTCCAACGTAGAGCCATGTTGCCCAAACTTCATTTAATTCCTCGACAAACTGTCCGTTATCATATCCCCATTGTTCCACGATTGGAAAACCAAGCTGATTAGACCAAAACTGCACGGCTCGTTCCATTGACTGTACTTCAAGAACAACTTCTGATATTCCTTCTGTTTTGATTTTCATCTAATCTCCTCACTTTATAAACCAAACATTAAAGGCACAACACTTTTTTCTATATTTTAGCATATCTTCCATATGGAAAATGTGCTTTTTGACTATCTTGCAATAAAAATACAGCGCCTATTTTTTCGGCGCTGTATACATGCTATTCGCTTTCTTTAATTGCTTTGACTAGTGATTCAAGAAAAGAGTGCTTTTTCTCTACGTTAGTTAATAGTTCATCATACTGAGGCACAGTCAATTCTAACTGAAGTCCCTGATGGCGGGTATTATCATTTGCAATATTATCTGGCGAAACTCCTCTTAAATGAGCAGGAGGTTCACTGACAATAAACTGTGGTGTTAAGAATTCTTCTACGCGAGACGCAAGAGATTCATCTCGTCCTCCTATATAAATCTCTCGTTTCGTACCACGTGCACCGTGAAATGAAATAGTTATATCTGACTGATTGACTAATGATCTTGCCAGCTCTTCATCGTAATGAGTAGATGTTACATGCAATTCAAAAGGATCTTCTTCTTTCAAGCATTTAAACGCATAGAACGTCCCTTTGACTTCCTGCGCTAATTCCCTTGCTATTTCAAGTGTACCCTCTTCCATTGTACCGCCGTGAATTGCCAATACAACAATATCTTTCTTACGAATGATGCACTCAATTTCATAGTCAATTCCAGCTCGCTCACACTGAGATAACTCTTGAAACGTTTGATATACATCTCGCACAACGATCACTTCCTTTCCATTGTTTCTTAATATGACTCGATTTGTACAGAGTATACATCAAACGTACAAGCACTTTTTTTGCTCCTGCATATTATGGAATGAATGCTTTTTATTATATAGAAAGTGGTGTTAAACAATTGATTGAAAACTACAAACGTATTGAAATCAAAAAGCATCAGTTATATGATGTTGATTTGTTGAATAACAAGCCGTATGTCCTTGCAATTGAGTGGGACGGCGTATTATATGAATTTTTAATCAAGCTAAAAGAAAGCTCTTCAAACATGATTCTATTAGGCTCTGGTGCAGGCGCTAAGCAAGAACACCCGCAAGGCCCTCCTTATTTTCAGCGTCATTCATGGATGGATCTATTTGATGCATCGGTTATTTACTACAACGACCCTACTTTATATTTAGGTCCTCTCTCTTTAGGATGGGGGCAAGGAACGAAAGAACGGTTTTACCTTCAGGAAATCTCCGTGTTGCTAAAAGAAATCTTAGAAAAATTACACATACCTCTCCTAAAGGTCACCTGTTACGGTTCATCAGGAGGAGGCTTTATGTCCCTCATATTAGCCGGCTATTTAAAAGGTGCTAAAGCAGTTGTGAATAATCCGCAAACATGCTTAACAAAATGGCTTAAGACTCCCGTTCGCAACGTATTTTCCTTATCTTATCCAGATATGTCACAGGAAGAAGTGGTTCAAACGTTTCATGAACGAATTAATGTCCTAGCATTTTATCAGAAAATTGGTTACGTCCCCCCCATTGATTACCTTCAAAATGCAGCCTCAGAATTCGATATGCTAAACCACCTTATCCCTTTTTTATCAGGCCTTCACGCACTAAGCGATGATTGTGAGGTTCATGAAATTAAAGTGATATTAAACTATAACAAAAAACAAGGACACGCCGCTTTAGGAAAGCAAGAAACTGTAGATTATTTATCTCAAAAAAAATAGTAGCGAGTTTTTTTATCCTGTGATAAGATGTCGAAGTTCAATTCATCATATCTTACAGTATAGGTCGTAAAAATGTTTTTACGCAGCAAGGAGTGACTTCGAATGCAAGCCTATTTATTTTTAGCACTTGCTATTACAGCAGAACTTTTTGGAACATCCATGTTAAAAGCATCTCAGGGATTTACGAAACTTTGGCCAAGCATTGGTGTAATTGTTGGGTTTGGAATTGCGTTTTATTCACTCTCTGCTTCACTTCAACAAATCCCACTAAGCATCGCTTACGCAATCTGGTCAGGAGTAGGAACTGCTATTACAGCTATTATCGGTGTTGTCATTTGGAAGGAAAGCGGCAGCATCTCAATGGTCATTGGCATTACGTTAATTATTGCAGGGGTTGTTATTTTAAATCTAAAATCATTTGCACATTAAAGAAACGCTTGGCAGCTGCCAAGCGTTTTTTTTATAAGTTAAATGGATCTAAAAACTTTACGTCAGGATACTTATCTTGGAATAAGCGCCATACAAAATCATTTTCAAACATGAGTACAGCATGGCCATCACGATCTTCAACAAGCATAACACGAGAATCAAACATGCTGTCCTTAATTGTCTCTTTGTCCACCCATTTTGCAATGCTATGGGACATACGAACAAACTCTAAATCTACGTTATACTCGCCTTTCATGCGGTGTTCAAACACTTGAAACTGAAGCTCACCAACCGCACCTAAAATATAATCTCCAAAGAACGGTGTACGATAAAGCTGAACAGCTCCTTCTTGTACGAGCTGATTAATCCCTTTTTCAAAATGCTTTGATTTCATGGCATTTTTAGCACGTACTTTTACAAATAACTCTGGTGGGAACTTCGGAAGCGCATCAAATTGAAATACTTTACCATCGCCGACGATTGTATCTCCAATTTG from Bacillus sp. 1780r2a1 encodes the following:
- a CDS encoding glycosyl transferase family 2, translating into MIENYKRIEIKKHQLYDVDLLNNKPYVLAIEWDGVLYEFLIKLKESSSNMILLGSGAGAKQEHPQGPPYFQRHSWMDLFDASVIYYNDPTLYLGPLSLGWGQGTKERFYLQEISVLLKEILEKLHIPLLKVTCYGSSGGGFMSLILAGYLKGAKAVVNNPQTCLTKWLKTPVRNVFSLSYPDMSQEEVVQTFHERINVLAFYQKIGYVPPIDYLQNAASEFDMLNHLIPFLSGLHALSDDCEVHEIKVILNYNKKQGHAALGKQETVDYLSQKK
- a CDS encoding VOC family protein, with the translated sequence MKIKTEGISEVVLEVQSMERAVQFWSNQLGFPIVEQWGYDNGQFVEELNEVWATWLYVGGPTRLGLWLPRMFSKADQKMKQRSVSSWQNLYDEGGIHVHLALHVQKQHFEGALTVLKQERIEMKVMKEANETRVYFKDTESNIIEFYTKSMAKDYAKKVAEN
- a CDS encoding ornithine cyclodeaminase family protein, whose product is MLLLNEKMIRELYTMKDCIRDVEQGFRYGTEGKAKAPVRLSLAHEKKQAETLYMPSYVEPVDYTAVKVVSIFPENANEGKKVLQGMILLTNALTGEHVALLDASYLTVLRTGASSGVATKYLARNNAKVCAVLGCGTQSIGQVQAMMEVRSLEQILLYNRTVKKAYALKDEIKALYPTWSGDITVVNDADQAVQGADIVICSSKSSTPLFNGSLLRPGTHVNAIGSYQPHMQEVDVETLLKSDKVVVDTYEGAMHEAGDLLVPIDQGLWEATAIYGELGEIVCERKGGRTAEEEITFYESVGIAYLDTMVAKSVYEKAVELGIGTTFEF
- a CDS encoding MHS family MFS transporter; translation: MKETGVERKTANRALIASLIGSSIEWYDYFLYGTVAALVFSKLYFPSDDPTVGLMLAYASFAIPFFIRPLGGVIFSHIGDKIGRKKTLVMTLSLMGIATILIGLLPTYETIGIWAPILLIFLRLVQGLGIGGEWGGALLLAVEYAPENKKGFFGSIPQMGVTIGMLLGTLSISLMTLLPDEAFLAWGWRVPFILSAVLVFLGLWIRNGLDETPAFKQAKETGNIAKVPIVDTFKYHWRSVLIAVGAKFVETAPFYIFSTFIISYATGILSFEQSAALNAVTIATLVTTILIPIMGRWSDSIGRKPLYIAGTVAMILYAFPYFYLLSQGSVLLLTVATIIGLGLIWSPITAVLGTMFSEIFSTNVRYTGVTVGYQLGAALAGGTAPLVATALLSAYNNSFVPVALYIIVTAIISLVTVLFVKEKKNKVVEDKQNIDFTQS
- a CDS encoding poly-gamma-glutamate hydrolase family protein; its protein translation is MRDVYQTFQELSQCERAGIDYEIECIIRKKDIVVLAIHGGTMEEGTLEIARELAQEVKGTFYAFKCLKEEDPFELHVTSTHYDEELARSLVNQSDITISFHGARGTKREIYIGGRDESLASRVEEFLTPQFIVSEPPAHLRGVSPDNIANDNTRHQGLQLELTVPQYDELLTNVEKKHSFLESLVKAIKESE
- a CDS encoding FCD domain-containing protein; this encodes MKKRKKQLNHEIVAEEVKRYIKVNALKKGESLPSIADLATEFSVSRTSIREGLRVLEALHVVEIVNGKGVLVKDVEGHRIQTRITIKDKKQFLLDLCDVRRGLEGRAAELAAELATEAQLQKMSKHLAVFEKLRTLNEDTAEADLLFHRTLYEASHNLILCQIINSVYDSFYESWHFPFDLATIFEDTYHLHEELFCAVKEKKPKEAREKVNQLIDVVESAIRQLL
- a CDS encoding zinc ribbon domain-containing protein; translated protein: MKEAGCIKCGGQSVGQKEVAMTGTGLSKLLDVQHNRFVVIYCKSCGYSEFYNKEASKASNILDLFFG
- a CDS encoding multidrug efflux SMR transporter, with the protein product MQAYLFLALAITAELFGTSMLKASQGFTKLWPSIGVIVGFGIAFYSLSASLQQIPLSIAYAIWSGVGTAITAIIGVVIWKESGSISMVIGITLIIAGVVILNLKSFAH